The proteins below are encoded in one region of Micromonospora sp. DSM 45708:
- the cbiQ gene encoding cobalt ECF transporter T component CbiQ produces MGAGHGHVLYRESGSPVHRLPPEVKITAMVLFTVAVVATPREAYWAFGGYALLVAAVAALARVGPRWLLGRALIELPFVLFAFALPFLGAGERVGVAGLSLSVDGLHGAFNILAKGTLGVLASLLLAATTTTRDLILGLDRLRCPQILTQIATFMLRYLEVLVGEARRMRLARVSRGDDPRFLWQLRGFAAGVGALFLRAFERGERVYLAMVSRGYTGRMPAVWQGAGAATAGQWAVAATVPVIAASIAAAALVLQ; encoded by the coding sequence CGGGCACGGGCACGTGCTCTACCGCGAGTCCGGCTCGCCGGTGCACCGCCTCCCACCTGAGGTGAAGATCACCGCCATGGTGCTGTTCACCGTGGCGGTGGTGGCCACGCCACGGGAGGCGTACTGGGCGTTCGGGGGGTACGCGCTGCTGGTCGCCGCCGTGGCGGCCCTGGCCCGGGTCGGCCCGCGCTGGCTGCTCGGCCGGGCGCTGATCGAGCTGCCGTTCGTGCTGTTCGCGTTCGCGCTGCCGTTCCTGGGCGCCGGCGAGCGGGTCGGGGTGGCCGGGCTGAGCCTCTCCGTCGACGGGCTGCACGGCGCGTTCAACATCCTGGCCAAGGGCACGCTGGGCGTTCTCGCGTCGCTCCTGCTGGCCGCGACCACGACGACCCGGGACCTGATCCTCGGGCTGGACCGGCTGCGCTGCCCGCAGATCCTCACCCAGATCGCCACGTTCATGCTGCGCTACCTGGAGGTGCTGGTCGGGGAGGCCCGGCGGATGCGGCTGGCCCGGGTGTCCCGGGGCGACGACCCGCGTTTCCTCTGGCAGCTACGCGGCTTCGCGGCCGGGGTCGGCGCGCTCTTCCTGCGGGCGTTCGAGCGCGGCGAGCGGGTCTACCTGGCGATGGTCTCGCGCGGCTACACCGGCCGGATGCCGGCGGTGTGGCAGGGGGCCGGCGCGGCCACCGCCGGGCAGTGGGCGGTCGCCGCGACGGTGCCGGTGATCGCGGCCTCCATCGCCGCCGCCGCACTCGTCCTGCAATGA